AAGTCTCGTCATCATTCAACATGACAAGGCCTGGCATACTTCCTTTCTACAAGTGTGGTGAGTCCAAACTCCAACCCTCAAACTGCCGAGTGACGAAGCATTGATTGCCCTGGAGGTTTTCGCTGGCCTCACAAATGATCAGAACCTAATCGCTGTACTCAGATGCGACTGCAGGAAGTTTTTGACTCGGATGAAATTGAACATCGCGATCGTTGACGGATTGGATGTCGCGCTACCTACTCCGGGGTCTGGTCAATTAGCGCCGGGCCAGTGACCCACCAAAACCACATGACGACGGCAGCTGAACCCACCTGCACCACATGTTATCACGTGACAACCTAGGGCTAGACTAGGGCAAGGACCCGCACACGAATTAGCGAAACGCCTCTaatgagattgagattggCAACGACTCAAGTTCCTGTCACTGAACATCCGTCCAGCCAACAACATCCGCCAAAATGGGTCGCGTCCGTACTAAGACCGTCAAGCGGTCCGCCAAGGTCATCATTGAGCGCTACTACCCCAAGCTCACCCTCGACTTCGAGACCAACAAGCGCATCTGCGATGAGATCGCCATCATTGCCTCCAAGCGTCTCCGCAACAAGGTACGACGAAAAAGCACGACCAACGACGCAAATACCAGGGAGATTGCCATTCTGACTTGATTTCGCTCAATAGATCGCTGGTTATACCACCCACCTGATGAAGCGCATTCAGCGTGGTCCCGTTCGCGGTATCTCCTTCAAGCttcaggaggaggagcgtgAGCGCAAGGATCAGTACGTTCCTGAGGTCTCCGCTCTGGATGTTTCCCAGACCGAGTCCGGCCAGCTCGACGTTGATGCCGATACCAAGGACCTCCTCAAGACCCTCGGCGTAAGTTGAATCCGGCTATTGACAATCTTCGAAAAAACCACCATATCTAACAGACTTGTTCTTGTATAGTTCGACAACCTCAAGGTCAACGTTGTCACCGTCtcccagcagcagcaggctgAGCGCCCCCGCCGCTTCGGTCCCCGCTAAACTCGAATTGCGGAGCCGAATCCTCGGATATCACAAAAGTCTTGTCTTCGGCCGACTCCTGGCGTGTCCCCGACCCTGGCTATTATGTTGTTAGCTAATATGGAGGCCAACTCCGGATGAGGAATGAAAAACCACGATTCCCGTTGACAAAGGTGTCGCTGATTCTCCTCACGGAGATGACGCTTGATTGCCAAATATTTGTCCTTTCTCGCGTGCTTGCTCTCAGGAGGAACTACTCGTTCATCTGAGACAGCACACGTAGTTTCCACAAAACATCTTGGATGTTTTTCCGCGAGGCATGACTTCGGCTTGCGGTTCCGACTACACATGCGGTTACATTGTAACTTGTGTGTTTTCCGCCAACTTTGTAGCATGATTGCGTAGAATTTGCTTTCCATTCATGTTGCGTATGCTAAATGTCATACTCCAGGGGTATTAAATGGgtaggaaaaagaaaaaaacccccaaaaCGCCAGCAATCCATGCTCGGCTCATGCGCCGTTCCCACTAGATCTGCTCCAGCAAATCGCCGTGATCCAGGTCCATCTCGTCATGGTCCCGTCGATCCTGGGGCACATATCCCTCGATCGAGCCTCCCTTGGCGTCTTCTGGTCGCCACTGAGGTGCACTTGCCGATGAAGTATGACTCCGTTCGTTCTCTTTGATCTGAACATCCATGCGCCCTCCGTGATATGGCAAATTGGCGTCTCCACGCTCCACAGCAAGCTCGTGTGCGCGCTGGGGGTCCTGAATCTTCATTTTCCCTAGATCCGCCGCCACCGATGTCGCCGACGGCGCGGCGTCGGTTCGGCGTCGGGGCCGTTTGGCGCGAGCTTCTTCCAAGAGTTCAATTGCTGCACTGCGACCTTCACCCGCTCGTCGTTCCCAAACGGGCGATTCAGTGAGTTGGACGCGGATGAACAAGGCTCTCTCGGCACAGGCCTCAGAGCACCATTTCTGTAACTTGTCGCGCGGGACAATATCCATGCTGCGACCGCGTCCACCGGGACCACTGCCTTTTGCACCCCATTTAAATTGAAACAATTGGTTTCTGCCTCGTTCTGGGCGATGTTCGCGGGGACAGAGTGTGTAGCCACAATTTCCCTCATTGTTGCGTTCCATGATGAGGCTGTCGTAGTCGCTGGCGCGAAAGATTGTCATGGCAGATTTGAAGGCTTTTGCATCGGCGGGAGACGGGGCCGCTGGGTCGGCATTCGGAGAGGAAGGCAGCTCCAGAAGCTCAATGATCCGGTCCAAAATCATTGTTTCGGTGTCCTTTTGGGCTTGGATCTGATGTGCATGCTGAAGGGCAATTCCTAAGTGTTGCGGTGTGGCGCGGGGTCGGCCGGATAGGaacttttcttgctcttcctccGAGGGCAGAGGGGACGGATTCACGAGTTGATCTGCGTTGGCGGCGTATGCGGAGGGAAGGGAAGTCGTGAGGGCGGACGTGGAGGATCGTTGCTGTGATGCCATGGTATATGGTCACAGCGGGAAGACTGCTGGTTAAGATCAAAGGTCCCTCGGGGCTTTAATTTcgtttttatttttctctagCCCTTTTGATCTTGTAAAAGTAGTGGAGCCGACAGtgggggtgtgagagagaggggaagggagagagggatgtatgtgtgtgtgagagagagagagagacagagaaagaaaagctcAAGGAACCTGTGGCCTCGAAGTTTGACAAAGGTCGGTCGGTAATGTACGCAAAGCGGAAGAGGCAAATCTCGTGGGGAAATGATGTCGCCAAGCAGAACAGACTCGAATCAGGACGGAGTACTACATGTAAGCTTCACTGCTTCTCGGCAGCGTCCTAGCTCTGCTGAGTTCTATACTTGAAGTCACTCTTCCTTCAGGAAAAATTCATATGGAGGTGATCAGAGCATGATGGAAGTCACACTAGTAAGTTGGGAACATTGCTTAGCAGAGAAAACTGCATTATTACTTCCTACTTTGCTAGCAGTCTAGCAGTGCATGAAATCCCTATACGGGGGTCGCAACCTAGATAGCTTCGTTCAGATCTCACCTGTTGCCAGAACACTTGTTACAGTTAGTCTACCGTTTCGGGTCTACAGTCGCAGAAGGTACATAGGTAGCACCGGGCAGAGAGCACGAGCTAGAGCATTGCTACTCTATGTCTCCAGGTCTGACAATGCTGAGCAGTGAGTACATCCATAGTACAAGAGTGTCCGCCTATTATAGTAGCAGCGTCAGGACGAATATGCAGGAGAGTAGACGTGCATTTGATAGATAACAGTCAGATACATGGTTTTCGATCACCATGTCTATATGGGTATTGGCAGACCTACGGGCAACATGGGCACCTTTTATCATTGTAACTgcgatatttttcttttgttttaCAGTTTCAACAATCACAGACGAGAAAATACGAGTAAAGTCGTTTCCACGGGTAGGGGCTGGGGTGGTTCCATGACGGTCGTCATGGACAAGTACTTCACAGCAACCTGACAGCGACACTCCACATCAAAGTACTCCCGTTTCATCCCGTGGATCAGCAGGACATTCTCCTTGTCACAAACTTCCTGGCGAACCTCGACTTGGATCTGGatgcaagagagagagagagagagagagagagagagagagcaccTTTTCCAAAATTCTTGTTCTCTACACTTCTTGAGTACTGTCGCTGGAGGACTTTAGCCTGGACACCAGCCGCCGATCGCCAGTGGAGCCAACCGCTCTGCGTGTCTCCCTCATCCCGCCTGGTGACGACCACCCACCTCACTCTCTCACCCTGCTCGTCCCGCAATCTCCCACTTCATCCATCCGGTCCTTTTGTGCGACGACCGGTTGCTTGTGTAtgctctccctccctcctgTCCCATTTCTCTGGTGGAAtcccttccttttcctcgtGGTAGACTCGGGTGAGTTCAACAGCCCCTCTTGCCGTCTCCCCCCTCATCGCTCTTAGGCACCCATCTCCCCTCCACTCCCCAGAACTCTTTCGTCATTCGGGTCTCCCTCCGTGCCTCGGGCAACCATTGACGAGCGGATGCAAGCTCAAAGCATCAGTGCCCACGTTGAGCATCTCCCCAGAGTAGATTGCGCTAACCTCTTGGCCTGGGACAGCTCTCGTGGCCCTTAGTTGATCCCGCATTTGCTTGTTGAGTATCCTGGTGCTTCCTCACCCGTTCCCCTCCGAACTTGGGTATCTTCTGGCCAGATGTCCAACCCGCCTTTTACGGTCCGAGCGGTCTTTGAATATGCTTCAGGCCACGATGATGACCTGAGCTTCCCCATCGGCCAAATCGTGACCGTCACGGCggtggaggatgacgatTGGTATTACGGTGAATACACAGATGGGGCGGGGACCAAGCAGGAGGGCATATTTCCCAAGAACTTTGTCGAGAAATATGAACCTCCTGCACCCCCACGACCAACACGGCCCAGCCGACcgaagaaggaggctgagCCTGCTCCTACGGAACCTCCAGTCGCAGCAACGGAAAGGCAGCCGCAGGTCGAGCCCGAGATTGCGGAGCCCGCTTCCGCGCCTGTTGAGGTACCAGCTCCCAAGCAGGCTCAGCCAGAACCTCCTCAATCTCCCCGGGAGATTTCAAATCCGGTCGCCGAGCCCTATGTATCGCATCAGCCTCCCTCACAACCGGCCGCGACTACTGCAGCTCCTGCTGCATCCTCAGTGGCCGCGCCGCCTCCGGTAGCTAAGAGCACCAAGCCTCCACCTCCTGCGGTTGCGGATAAACCCTCCGGGTCTTCCTTCAAGGATCGAATTGCGGCCTTCAATCAGTCTGCTGCCGCACCAGTTGCTCCCTTTAAACCTGGTGGTTCCCAGCAGTCCACCTCGTTCATCAAGAAACAGTTTGTGGCTCCACCCCCTAGCAAAGATTCCTTCGTCCCTCCGCCGCGGGAGCCCGCGCCAAAGGTATacagaagagaagaagacccCGATGTCAAGGAGCAATTGGCGCGTGAGCCGCCAGTCTCGGAAGCCCGACCGCCTCCGTCTGCCTCGGTGTCCATGCCCAGCGCTGAAGAAGGGTCTGAGGACCAACCAAAACCGACCAGCCTGAAGGAGCGTATTGCGCTTTTGCAGAAGCAGCAGTTGGAGCAGTCCCAGCGCCACGCCGAGGCAGCgcagaagaaggaaaagcccAAGGCTCCTAAGAAACCCGTCGAGCCGCAACCGGAATCCGCTGAAGCCGAAATTGGTTCGGAAACCTCTCCCACCGACGCTGCGAGCACAGCTCGCGATCCTAGCGTGGAAACTGTACGTGCCCGAGCACCCCCGCCTCAGCCAgctcccctctccccctcggaGGAAGTTGCAAGCGAGTCAAATGATGCCGATTATTCTGCGGCGGCAGACTCGGAAGATGCTGGAGAGACTTCTGCAAGCAAgcccgaggacgaggagcAATCTCGCAAGGAATCCACCCATGCAGTTGAGAAACAAggcgaagaagcagatgTTGAGGAGGATGCAGTGGAGgcagaggatgaggaggaagaagaagaagaagtcgacCCAGAAACCAGGCGCAGAATGGAACTTCGCGCGCGAATGGCCAAGATGAGTGGCGGCATGGGCATGATGGGACTTTTCGGTCCTCCAGGTGGTCTTCCAGGCATGGGACCTCCACCAGCAACTCGCAAACCCAAGACTCCCGGGGAATCTGAAAAACGGTTCGTGGAGCCGGAGCCGACCTCCCCTCTACATGCTCCTCCTGTCCCATTGCCTGGGATGAACGTGGGTGCTATGATTCCTGCCACTGTAGAAAAGGAGGATGATACtcaggaggaagagcatgGGTCGACACTAGTTTCAGAGCAGCATCCCCCACGAGAGGTGCCAGATGTCGAGGATGTCGTACGTGATATCCCTCTGTCACGTCGATCAACCGACAGGGCCCCCCCGGTCCCATCTACCGGTACGTTAcccctttctccctctcgATAGTCCTGTAATCACGGGCCCGctgaccacatgcgaataGAACGCACCGCTGCGGTGCCTCCAGTGCCAGAGTCGCGCCCGGTGCCACCACCTCCAGTGCCCGCTGAAGCCCCCAGATCGCCGCCTTCAGTTCCATCAGGTTCGTGAATTCCCCTGAACATTTCATATCCGGTTTTCAAGCCTCCAAAGTTGACCAGTTTCCAGGCCGGCCggcacctcctccaccgaGGCCCTCCACGGGTGATGAGTCCGATGACGAACTCTCCGTCCACGCGGGGAACCTATCTCTGAACGAGTCAGGTCAAACGCCTGCAGTCCCAGCTCCAGCGCTCCCCGATCGGGTGGATGCTCGTCGTCCCTCGACATATGACGCGTCCCCTCCATCAACTGCGACCTCGGTCGCCGAAAAGAGAGCAAGTCGCCCACCACCTCCGATCCCAACAAATCCACCATTGCCTCCATCACAGAGCCGCgcgcctcctccacctcctcctggcCAGCTCCGTCGACGTTCTACCGTTGACAGTCACACGAGTGCGCCGAGACAGGCCGGTGACGATACTGAAGGCGAAGTTACTGAGTATGATGGGGATTACGACACTGATATTGCATCAAGCGCCAAATACAAGGACGCCTTGAAGGCCCATGAGCGGGAATCCAGTATTGACGAGGGCACCATCACCGACGATCATTCTACCTATTCGCCCCGAAGCCCTACTGAATCTCGTCTGCCTCCACCACTCCCTCCTACTGTTGCTCCTCGGGGcgtccctcctcctccacccagTCAACCACCGCGCAATGCCCGCGCCTCTATTGACACGCCGCGTGGACCACCTCCTCTCCCGCCTTCTCGTGACGCCCCCCGTGGAACCGGAGTGACCCCCGAAGATGAGGAATACGATCCATTCAACTACTCCGCTCCTCAACATGGGCTACCTGACCCTCCCGCACCGCCGAGCGGGCGACCGGAGGTTCCGCCTCTTCAGACTCCGCAGGCTACGACTGGGGATTACGCCAATGCGTACGAGGCATCTCCAGTAACAAGTCCAGTTCACGAGCGGCCAAGCTCACTTCTTGAAAAGAGGCCATCTCTGGcgccaccccctcctccccctcagTCGCAAGCTCCCCCTATGCCTTCCCCCTCTGCTGCTCGGAGTGGACGAGCATCGATGGATCTGATGCGTAATCAGCGGCGATCCATGGATGTAACTCGTCCGTCGATTGACCAAAGCTTCATCGCCACCGATGTTGATCTTGGTGAAGGCTCCTTGTGGTGGAGTCAGCCCAACATGATTCCCCCAGTCTTCCAGAACCGCAAGGATGTACTGTTCGAAATCGAGGAGTCATCTGTCCCGAACCAAGGCGGCTCGACTACTATTTCAAAGGATGTTTATGTTCTGTTCATGGACTATTCGCAGACAGTGGTGACGGTCCAGTATGATAGCAAGAATCCCGCAGATGCCGCTTTGGAACAGCGCCATGAACCTCCTCCCCATCAACCCCGCCAAGATCAACTGGAGCAGGCCCATTTCCAGATTGGGACCCGAATCTCGGAGGCTGTCAATGCTGTTCAGAGCTCGACCGTTAGCGATGGGACTCCATTTGGACTGGTCCAGCACCTTTTGAAACCACTGTCTGGGGTCCTTCTTCCCGTTGGAACTCGCGCCTACGGAGCCTTGGTCTATTCGAATCTCGCCAATGCATCGGTGTCACAGAATGATGAGATTCGGGCTGGTGACATCGTCAGCTTCCGCAATGCTCGATTCCAGGGTCATCGTGGCACAATGCACCAGAAGTACAGTGCCGAGGTTGGCAAGCCCGACCATGTAGGAATTGTTGTCGATTGGGATGGTACTAAAAAGAAGATCCGGGCTTGGGAGCAGGGACGGGAAAGCAAGaaggtgaagatggagagcttCAAGCTTAATGACCTTCGCAGTGGCGAGTGCAAGGTATGGCGCGTGATGCCTCGCAGCTGGGTCAGCTGGGAGTCAGCAAGATAACTTGATGCATGACTGCCCCTGGTCCT
The window above is part of the Penicillium oxalicum strain HP7-1 chromosome VI, whole genome shotgun sequence genome. Proteins encoded here:
- a CDS encoding 40S ribosomal protein S17, which gives rise to MGRVRTKTVKRSAKVIIERYYPKLTLDFETNKRICDEIAIIASKRLRNKIAGYTTHLMKRIQRGPVRGISFKLQEEERERKDQYVPEVSALDVSQTESGQLDVDADTKDLLKTLGFDNLKVNVVTVSQQQQAERPRRFGPR